The genomic DNA atgatggtatggggtgcataagtgcacatggcatgggtgatttgcacatctgtgaaagcAATGTAAATGCTAAACAATGTGTATAGGTGTTGGAGTAAAACTCTGCCATCCAGACAGCATTCTTTCTTCTGGTAAGTCCTTGTTAATTTCAACATGACAAGGCCAATCCACAATCTACATGGATTCCAATAGCAATGGGTCCTTAGTTAACAGTGCCTGGATGCTGAACTAGTCCAGAACTGGAACCTATTGACAAACAACTTGTGCCTtatgaaaatacattaaatatataaataaaacagcaacaaaaccctGAGACCTTGAGCTGTTGAGCATCTGAAATACAATATCAAGCAAGAGTGGAAATAAAATTTGACTTTTAAAACTAACATGAATTGGCTTCGTGGATTCCAAATGATGCaaaacagtggtaaaaaaaaaaaaaaaccctatccCAAATTTTTGTTGGAATCAAATTCGAAATGTTGAATTTCTTTCAAAATACAATAGTTgactatataatattttcaattaaatgtggtgtttaaatgatttgcacaacaatgtatttcattttcatttacattttacacagcatCACCTTTTTGAAAATGTAGTTTGGATGTGATTTTTAACAGAGGCAAACGTTATCAGTAACTTTTCAGAATTCCTGCAAAGGCCAGTCATTAAGATGTTCTGGCGTGAAATGGTGCAGTCACTGGTGAGTCAGTTTTACTCACTGCTGTGGTGATAGGAACTAGACATCCAAATCATCTAAAACAGATACATCACATATTACAAGGGAAGTTAGGAAATAAAAGAAGTTTgaacatatttttataatacATGCAGGGCATTGAACATAAAACCTTAGAGAATATGCATAGGCTTATTTGTTTAGAgagttttacagttttaatgatgttatagtggtgttgtgttagacCTCCTGGTGAAATTTGGTTGTGTCTACCTGAGCAGACAATTAAGTCCTAGTCATGTCACAACAAACATGGAATGTCTTGTTTTATGACTAAATAGTGTCGAAATGTTGAAAAGTTTAGGGATTTCCTTAACATATGCTTCAGTTTGATTTGCATTATTTATTCTAATATATACAGAATGAAAATTATTCTTGACCTCCTTTCAACATACACATCCTCCTGGGCTCATCAAATCTCACTGTTTGTGCATGTAATGCTCCACCGCACCCTCTGATTAAACACAGCAGGAGTGTGAGAGTCAGAGAATAAGTCAATGAAAAGTGTGCAGACATGCGTTTCTCCCTTCACTCCTCTTCATTTGAAATCTTAATCATCAGGTTTCATGGACCTGGACAAAATGACCAGATGATGGGAACTCTGTGAGGACCATCCACCAGAAAAAAATCAACCAAGGGCCAAACAGTACTACACAGGTATGACTACATGTCACAATTCATTGCTGTGTCCTTCACTCTGTACTCTATTCTTTGCCCAGTAACTTTATCTATTAACAACATAATTGTTTGCATTTTTCTTatacgcacacacgcacacacacatggtgaGGCTTGTCTTCTGAAGCTCTCGTAGTGTTGGGTGTAATTCACTACTTTATCATATAGATTCAGAATTTTAtttaccatccatccattatctgcaaccgcttatccagttcagggtcacggtgggtccagagcctacctagaatcattgtatgcaaggcaggaatacaccctgaagggggcgccagtccttcacagggcaacacacacacctacggacacttttgagtcaccaatccacctaccaatgtgtttggCTGTGTATTTTAGGAATGCCTAAATTGAAAAAGGAATAACACTGAGGATTTATTATTCTCAGTTGTTTAATTGGCTTTACTGTTATACGTGCAGAAAAAACAGGTTCTAtgatgtaaatttaaaaaagcagtTCGTATTTATCCAACAATGTCACCGAATGCATGTGGCAATGTTTCCACCTTGAGATTTGTTGCCCATGTATTAAGAAACCATCCTGGCATTTTGCTATGATTTCTCAACTTATGCTCAATAATAAAGTTCTCACAAATTGTATTTCAGCAGGATCTACATTCATTTGCTTTAACAACATTGAAAATGTTTCAGAAGTAGCAGAAGGTGCAATAAACATTTAGACTAAACATATATGTGGGAAAGTAACACATACAGTATACAATATACAATAGCTGGGGAAATCATATTGTAATACtataattttgaaaaatgtttgtaGACCTCTGCTCATCTAATAATTCCTCTGATATTATGGATATTAATAAGTAGTTTTCTCCCCCTTTTGCCGCTGTCACAGTCTCTGGAAgattttacactagatgttggaatattACTTTGTGAGCTGGTTTGCATTCAGCCAAAATAGAGGTACTAATGTTAGATGAGAAATTCTCCAGTTTGGAATTGCATTCATATGCTTTCTAAGACGATATagcaggttgtgtgtgtgtgtgtgtgagttgtctGGATGCTTGTACAGGAGAAGTTGTGCTTATACACAGTATCTTACATGTAGGTCTTTTTAAACTGAACAATTATCTGTGGTTAGACTTTGaaaattatgtttgtataaagaGTTGTTTAATTCATAACACTGATCCGAAGCAGCATGTCATTAGAAATCAGATTGCATACACTTTTGGAGATAAGTTAATGAAAGGAGTCTAGGAATGTAGTATCCATTATCCTGTAAAGAGTTCAAACCTCTTACCTTAATAGCAGCTTAATTGCAGAGTCCTATTCCTCTCTGTGTAAAGTTCACTTGTGAGTAAATATTGATCGACCTACTTAAACAAGGACATAGCCCCGAGATATTAGATTTGTATAGACACAGTGTCTCAACGTGTTATCATTTCCCACTCTCAAACTTAGCTTTATGACTTTATGACTTTATGAATATGACATTACTGTATAATATGCTGCTTTGTTTATAAATACATCTGTAGTCCAAAATTTTACTCTGCAGGTTATGTGAAGTTGTTTTTTATCTTGATCTACTAAGGTTAGTGTAAGGTTTTTTACACTACATGGCCAGGGCTTTGTGGAGACATGCTCATCTAAGAATTCTACTAAAGTCAAAGATATTAATGTGTAGTTTGTCTGCCTTAGCTGCAATAATAGCTTTAACTAGAAGTAATGTAATAATAGTGTAATAGCTAACACTAGAATGTGGATATCTTTattgtgaggatctgatgaaAGTCAAGAGTGTTAGTCCTGTTAGGTATTGATGTTGATtatcagttctggatcataaatacTACTCCACTCCAGGTTTTCTCTGGTCATTGGCCTTCTCTGGTCCCTCTATTCGGGAGCCATTATGAGATTTGTTTAAAGACAGCTTTTTGTCtgatttatgtttaatttatttaacatattatTATGCAATTATATTATctttatatcagtggcataaaatgatcttaaaatgacaatataatCATTAATCCCAGGTAGCTACTTTTAGATACACCTTTGTATATAGACATTCAATTATGTAAGCACATCCTCCATACAATCTCCATAGTACTGAATAGTATATAGTACTGAATAGTATTGAATGAATTTAAATTCTTTGTAACAGATGTACATCAGTCTAATTTCACCTTGCTCAGAGTCAAGCATGGGCTTATTGGGTGTATCCCAGCGTTAGACTGAGGAACAGTAGATTTGTGTTTTCTGGGGTGATctgaagtggtgtttgtgatccagaattaatcatccaacttcagtacctgacctcactaatgacTAATTCTCAGCATCCCTGTTAATTCTGTTAAAGGAGACATATTACAAACCAGTGTGGCATAATGGCCCAACAgacagtgtcactgtcacagctcCCGGGTCCTGAGGTTGGGGGTTTGAGCCCTGCCTAGGGTGACTGTCCTTGAGgggatttggtgtgttttccctctgGAAAGGGagattggtaggtggattgacctTGCAAACGTTTAGATGTGTgtaagtgattgtgtgtgtgtgtggagccccgtgatggactggcaccctgttcAGGGTCTGCTCTTTTCTGTTCGTATTAAATCTGTacttttatttctctgtgcttgtTATATTTGTAGGTTAGTAGGTACTCCGTATCCCAAAATGAATGTACTattgcactgaaaaaaaattatttccatAATATATCCCCTTGAACTTCAGAAGAAATTTTAGATAAGCAGGTGTCCAACAAGTTATGGGTATAGTGtatgtttaaaattatttatttatggtatGACCTATTGTGAGAggcaaagaaaagaaatgatgCATAAAAATCAGGACACAAATTTGTAATAATTAGAACAAATCTGATTCCGGTATTGGGTAATTGATTGCACAGCAGCACATAAGGACATGCATGCATCCATCACTGCAAGGGTCACTGCAGGCCTAATTGTTCCATCAGAGTCGGTCTGGACCAGTGATCAAAGCGAAGGTAAATGAGGACATGCTGCATGTGCTTACTTGATTGGCCATATTCAATAAAACCCAGTCTGAAACAGACTTCACTGAACTGATGGGCATGAACTCAGTTTGTTTTTAAAGGCAGGTTTCAACTAGAATGGATCCCAGACTGCTCACAATATTTTTTAGTGATGACTACATTTACATGTGTGAATCTGGTGTGTATATTTCTTAATAAACAACTTCAATCAGCTAGacgtacacacacagagacacacacaaaaaaacatacacatatacacgcTCCTATAtggtacagtgtgtgtgagtgtgtattgtcctgagacaaaaacattttaagtaattttaatATAACACAAAagtcacacaccctcacacactacCTGTACCACATAGAGCACTTAATTTCTACAATTAGAGAGTGTtatccatctgtttctctgtatagTTTGCTATCTCCCTTTCACCCTCTTTTTCAATGGGcaggaccccacagagcaggtggaaCATTCAGCAATGTGAATGTATATCTCATGAGATGAACTTTAtagaaaaactgtaaataaataaataagcacttTTATAACCATGGTTTACTACTTTAGGTgttaaaatgactgactgcaagTAAAAACTGCAATTTAAAAACTGTACTAGGTGTGCAATTTTAGTGCAGAATTTCATAAGATTATGTAATTTACAGCTTTGCTGAGCTGAGGAAAAGAGCATGATGAGATGAACATAGTGATAAACAAAGCATTTAGGGGGTGTGTCCTCTGCTGACTGTATGATAGTGCTCTCTCCACACCCTCCTCCCTCACCTCTGCACCCGGGCGGTGTGGTTGTTGTATGCTCAGCCTACTAAAGTCATCtgatttttctcctttttttctccctcacacactcatttgcATTTGACAGGAAGTGGTGACTgtgtcttagtgttttttttttgtttgtttttttagctcTGTGGCTGTGTCCTCATGGCTTGGTTGAGGGAGATTAAGGATTCCCACATTAATGCACTTCACTGCTGTTTCCCGCAGGTCCTCAAAATGTtccagaggaagaggaagaagaagaagaaggtagAGATCTCTGCTCCTAAGAACTTTGAGCACCGAGTGCATACATCCTATGACCCAGCAAGGGGTTGCTATGTGGGACTGCCGCCACAATGGCAGAGTGTGatagaaacactgaagagaccCAAACCTGTGGTGGACCCGTCTACTGTCACACCTGTACGACTTAAGCATGAAAAGGTACAGCAGaattgtattcatttttatgtaGACATTTTTTATTCTTCTATCATTTATTCATATTGTACTTTAACAAGAAATGAGGCGGCTTTAATATATGTGCTCTAAACTGTGGAAGTCCCTACCACAAGACACTCAATTTAACAAAGAACCTTAAAAGATATCTTTTACTTTTAGCTCTTCTAATTTATTCtatcattttacttttttatgaTCAATCcatagttttaatgtattttgtcTCAAGTTGTAAAGAAATTTGAGCTGCATTTTGCGGTGTACCTACAGGTGCTATGAACttccttttattattattattgttgttgttgtggaagTGTTGTTATACAGAACAGTTACTGTCTCTCATGAATGCAGCAATGGCCAGGCATTTTCTAAATTAAGAGTTTAattcaaaaacatatatttttgaaattgttgaTTGTTCTGTTTTTGGGATGCAACACTGCATTATTTCCATATGAactgttttgttatattaagCAGGGACTCAGACACAAGTATCCCATATAAAACTATGGTCTGCTTAAAATAGATTTTAATGTAGTGTTTATAGATTTTTTTGCCTTCCATTGTGTCCACAGTTATATAGATTGTTTGAAGTGGGCTTTTaacagaataaaatattaatactatAATCTGATAAATGTATTCTCTTAATTAAAATTAAGGTTTTATTTTGCATGTCAgctgttattgtttttaaagctcTTTAAGTGTAGAACTTGACATGCCATGATACTGAAATAAGTCTACAAAACTCACATAGTAAATGAAAATGCAGAGAGCAGTGACTTCTTGGACAGCAAAAATGGGCAAACCTGAAGGGTAACTTTTATTTCCCCATGCTTCAATTAACTGGGAAACTAGATCACATTGTTTTGACACATAACTTAGGCCTTTCTGCTATGTTTCCTGACTAATGTCGTGCCCTCAAGTGCTTTTAGTTGCACAAATTAGTTAATAGTTTGATGTATGGTATGATGAATGTTTTCTTCAGGCATAAATTAAATCTGGATTGAAATTAATGTCAATAAAAAATTGAAACAATATCAGTATCTGAGCTAAGACTTTATTCCAGGAGTAAAAGCTTTTGTAAAAAGCTCAGCTCATTGACAAATTCTGTACTTTCAAATGGAAATTGCCATTAACTTTGTAGAAACCGTTTATCTGTATGGTgctgtttgtttaaattttaGAAAAAATCTGTAGTTTTCATATTAAGTCACCTCAGTGAtgcttttaaacaaacaaacaaaaaaaaggacCATATTTAGATCTCTTATCTCTGCGTTTGTCTTACACTTTATAGCACTGTCTTGCTCTTTAAAGTAAACAGAGCAGTTGTTTTATACACTATGTGATTAAAATGTTGTAGAAACCCCATTTATTAGTGAAATCAGGTACTTTAAGTTGCAAATGTGGGGGTTCAATTGTGCATTTACAGCTGGTATAATCTCATGAATTTTATATTGTGTGAAACAACAGTTAATTGTAAAAGTTCACTAAAATGTACAAACCAACttgtatttttgttattattttgttaatattattattaatatgattattttgatattaTTCCTACAGACCATTGTGCGGGGCAGTTTTATTGGCCATGGAGACTACATTGCTGCAGCAATTGCTGAAATGACGCGCCTCTCTGTGACTAGCTCCAACTCACTGAGAAGGACCAGCCCATCTCTACGAAAACGAGCTCAGTCCATGGGTCGCCTGGGCGAGGTGCCTGAGGGGGACACATACCAATATCAGGAGCTGAATAAGTCTAAGCAGACAAATGGTCAACCCGTCATGGACTGGCATGAAAGGGCACGGCAAGTCTACAGTGAGAGTGGAAGCCCACGGTCTGGTGTCAAAAAGAGCACCACCCTGCAGCCTAACGGTTTGCCAACAAGAGCCAAGTCTATTATAGAGGTCAGCAGCCTGTCCAATGAGGAGCCTCCACTCATGCCTAGGGACATTTTAACCTTATCTGAAACAGACCAAACTGAGAGCTATACATACAGTGAGAGATTAAGGTATCAACAGCATAATCTGCTTCGGCGAGACAGCAGAACCAATCCCAGACCTGTGTCCTGCCTCTACAATACACCCATATTAAACCAAAGTCCAATTTTCAATTCAAGTCCAAGGGGGACTCCAAGCCCAGAACTCCCCCTGGGTTTTATGGACACCCCTAGGAGACCTTACTCTACTTATGACTTAAAAGtaagttgtttatttgtttattcttttatttattcagtcatttatGAATTCACTAATAAATGTCTAAATATTCATATGTGATTACTTTATCAGTTTAAAAGAACACGGTATGACATTACTGGCAATTTATTACTCACAAAGCCAACGAAAAAGGGCATGCTTAGCACTGGTATCTATAGTCATATAATAGTATTAGTCCCATTATTtgttaatatataaaacaaaaatagagaATTTCAGTTTCCTCACAACTCGATTCAAGAGCACACATGGGATTTTTGCCCCTAGTTTGGGAAATCCTTCTCGGGAACCTTTGACACTGTTGAAGAAATCTGCTCTAAACTCTGTCAGAATGTACATAGCTCTGAATTCTTTAGGACATTTGATATTATTGTTTATCCACATACCACAGATGTTTGTATTGTATTTCTTGTACTAGCTGATGCACAAAGGAGTTTGACTTCCAGTTTCTCAACAGTTTCTCTTACTGTTAAAAGTTGAATAGGATTGCAGGACACAATCTTGGCATATTTAGTGTTTCACTAAATAATTTTTAAGCTTCATGTATTTTTGACATTTGTTTAGCTTTAGTCTAAATCATTCCTTATCAATTGAGGGTGCCATTAATTATCAAAGTTACCCCTGTATCTCATCGATTGATAAGACATTATATGTTTGATCCCTGGCCATTTCATTGTCATCTGTGGCCTGGACACAATAATTAATCACAGTTATTCTTGTCCATGTGTTCAGCTTTTCAAGAACTGTTGTGtaagcagcagtttgaaaagataaATTGGCTGTATTCATGTGACTTGAAAGCACATGGTTGCCTTCATACTCAACATGTGATGAAATATATAATGGGACCTAGTCAGTAGGTGGAACTCGCAATGAATAAATTGaaggatattttaaaaaatcctaTCAGGAAGAACCTCAAGAAATATCTGACACAGTTTAAAGATTATACTTTTCTATCCTATCTTTGTTAAATTATACAAAACGTATATATCTAAATTTTTAGATCCatacttaaataattattaatgcaTGCAGCATCATTCAGCACAAGAACTGAAGTTTGTATgacactgtttttcttttttggtctAAAAAATCAAATGTTAAATCTCAgatcacacagcagcacagcagtAGCTTCTAGTCATCTTTACAGACCCCTGACTAAACCTGTCACTTGTTCCTTATCTGTTACAGACAAATACTTCTGCCTTCTCAGCCATGTCCAAACCCAATGGCACCAGCAGCCCAAAACCAGGGCATGATACAGCCTCTCATGCACAGCAACCCTCTTCTAGTCATACGATAGGAGTTTCTCCTGTTAAAGCTTCGGTGCCACCAGTACAGAACAGTCCCTCTCAGCCACGGCC from Hoplias malabaricus isolate fHopMal1 chromosome 7, fHopMal1.hap1, whole genome shotgun sequence includes the following:
- the pak6b gene encoding serine/threonine-protein kinase PAK 6b isoform X1, which gives rise to MAWLREIKDSHINALHCCFPQVLKMFQRKRKKKKKVEISAPKNFEHRVHTSYDPARGCYVGLPPQWQSVIETLKRPKPVVDPSTVTPVRLKHEKTIVRGSFIGHGDYIAAAIAEMTRLSVTSSNSLRRTSPSLRKRAQSMGRLGEVPEGDTYQYQELNKSKQTNGQPVMDWHERARQVYSESGSPRSGVKKSTTLQPNGLPTRAKSIIEVSSLSNEEPPLMPRDILTLSETDQTESYTYSERLRYQQHNLLRRDSRTNPRPVSCLYNTPILNQSPIFNSSPRGTPSPELPLGFMDTPRRPYSTYDLKTNTSAFSAMSKPNGTSSPKPGHDTASHAQQPSSSHTIGVSPVKASVPPVQNSPSQPRPSPAGSPASTLSGASSLSLRTPPPAAINYEEPKITHAQFKAALQMVVDKGDPRMYLENFVKIGEGSTGVVCIAREKHSGKQVAVKMMDLRKQQRRELLFNEVVIMRDYRHKNVVEMYKSALVEEELWVIMEYLQGGALTNIVSETRLTEEQIATLCEAVLLALAYLHAQGVIHRDIKSDSILLTLDGRIKLSDFGFCAQISKDIPKRKSLVGTPYWMAPEVISKTPYGTEVDVWSLGIMVVEMVDGEPPYFSDTPVAAMKRLRDEPAPSVRNTSKISPVLRDFLDSMLTRDPLQRASASDLLKHPFLLQSSSPRCLVPLVEKYRKRMSFC
- the pak6b gene encoding serine/threonine-protein kinase PAK 6b isoform X2, giving the protein MFQRKRKKKKKVEISAPKNFEHRVHTSYDPARGCYVGLPPQWQSVIETLKRPKPVVDPSTVTPVRLKHEKTIVRGSFIGHGDYIAAAIAEMTRLSVTSSNSLRRTSPSLRKRAQSMGRLGEVPEGDTYQYQELNKSKQTNGQPVMDWHERARQVYSESGSPRSGVKKSTTLQPNGLPTRAKSIIEVSSLSNEEPPLMPRDILTLSETDQTESYTYSERLRYQQHNLLRRDSRTNPRPVSCLYNTPILNQSPIFNSSPRGTPSPELPLGFMDTPRRPYSTYDLKTNTSAFSAMSKPNGTSSPKPGHDTASHAQQPSSSHTIGVSPVKASVPPVQNSPSQPRPSPAGSPASTLSGASSLSLRTPPPAAINYEEPKITHAQFKAALQMVVDKGDPRMYLENFVKIGEGSTGVVCIAREKHSGKQVAVKMMDLRKQQRRELLFNEVVIMRDYRHKNVVEMYKSALVEEELWVIMEYLQGGALTNIVSETRLTEEQIATLCEAVLLALAYLHAQGVIHRDIKSDSILLTLDGRIKLSDFGFCAQISKDIPKRKSLVGTPYWMAPEVISKTPYGTEVDVWSLGIMVVEMVDGEPPYFSDTPVAAMKRLRDEPAPSVRNTSKISPVLRDFLDSMLTRDPLQRASASDLLKHPFLLQSSSPRCLVPLVEKYRKRMSFC